In the Microcaecilia unicolor chromosome 10, aMicUni1.1, whole genome shotgun sequence genome, one interval contains:
- the SUCNR1 gene encoding succinate receptor 1 isoform X2: MDGNNTEDSCLKVDHLLEKYYLSILYTLEFILGMLGNSIVICGYIFCMKKWSTGNIYLFNLCVSDLAFLCTLPMLVQSYSKENWIYGDFMCQANRYLLFANLYTSILFLTFISIDRYMLIKHPFKEHLLQKKHSAIIISAAIWIIVTIEILPILTFIGPNNTHNGGNCSNYASSGDAHKNLIFSICLTFLGFLIPMCVMCFFYVKLVFVLRKRNEQLTAIVPLEKPLMLVILAMTIFSCLFTPYHIMRNVRIASRLESWKISECTKSIINSVYIISRPLAFMNSVINPVFYFLMGDNFRDMLMTKVRQASKRMKTYCI; this comes from the coding sequence GATGGGAACAATACAGAAGACTCCTGTCTGAAAGTGGATCATCTACTTGAAAAATATTACCTGTCCATCCTATATACCTTGGAATTTATTCTTGGTATGCTTGGAAACAGCATTGTGATTTGTGGCTACATCTTCTGCATGAAAAAGTGGTCAACTGGCAACATCTACCTTTTCAACCTATGCGTGTCAGACCTTGCATTCCTTTGCACACTACCAATGTTGGTACAGAGTTATAGCAAAGAAAACTGGATATATGGGGATTTCATGTGTCAAGCTAACCGATACCTTCTCTTTGCAAATCTGTACACGAGCATCCTCTTTCTCACCTTCATCAGCATTGATCGCTACATGCTCATTAAGCATCCTTTTAAAGAACACCTTCTGCAGAAGAAACATTCAGCTATTATAATATCAGCTGCCATATGGATCATAGTCACCATCGAAATACTCCCTATTCTCACCTTCATAGGACCTAACAACACCCACAATGGTGGTAATTGTAGCAACTATGCCAGTTCCGGAGACGCACACAAAAACTTGATCTTCAGTATCTGTCTTACTTTTCTAGGGTTTCTCATTCCCATGTGTGTCATGTGTTTCTTTTACGTGAAACTGGTCTTTGTTCTTCGGAAAAGGAATGAGCAGCTCACCGCTATCGTTCCCCTGGAAAAACCTCTTATGCTAGTAATTCTTGCAATGACTATTTTCTCATGTCTTTTCACACCCTATCATATCATGCGAAATGTCAGGATCGCATCCCGATTGGAGTCTTGGAAAATATCTGAATGTACAAAAAGCATCATAAACTCAGTGTACATTATCTCCAGGCCTCTGGCATTCATGAACAGCGTGATTAACCCTGTTTTCTACTTTTTAATGGGCGATAATTTCAGAGACATGCTAATGACTAAAGTAAGGCAAGCCTCAAAAAGAATGAAAACCTACTGCATATGA
- the SUCNR1 gene encoding succinate receptor 1 isoform X1: protein MLHWRLSLAFLSSRVDGNNTEDSCLKVDHLLEKYYLSILYTLEFILGMLGNSIVICGYIFCMKKWSTGNIYLFNLCVSDLAFLCTLPMLVQSYSKENWIYGDFMCQANRYLLFANLYTSILFLTFISIDRYMLIKHPFKEHLLQKKHSAIIISAAIWIIVTIEILPILTFIGPNNTHNGGNCSNYASSGDAHKNLIFSICLTFLGFLIPMCVMCFFYVKLVFVLRKRNEQLTAIVPLEKPLMLVILAMTIFSCLFTPYHIMRNVRIASRLESWKISECTKSIINSVYIISRPLAFMNSVINPVFYFLMGDNFRDMLMTKVRQASKRMKTYCI, encoded by the coding sequence GATGGGAACAATACAGAAGACTCCTGTCTGAAAGTGGATCATCTACTTGAAAAATATTACCTGTCCATCCTATATACCTTGGAATTTATTCTTGGTATGCTTGGAAACAGCATTGTGATTTGTGGCTACATCTTCTGCATGAAAAAGTGGTCAACTGGCAACATCTACCTTTTCAACCTATGCGTGTCAGACCTTGCATTCCTTTGCACACTACCAATGTTGGTACAGAGTTATAGCAAAGAAAACTGGATATATGGGGATTTCATGTGTCAAGCTAACCGATACCTTCTCTTTGCAAATCTGTACACGAGCATCCTCTTTCTCACCTTCATCAGCATTGATCGCTACATGCTCATTAAGCATCCTTTTAAAGAACACCTTCTGCAGAAGAAACATTCAGCTATTATAATATCAGCTGCCATATGGATCATAGTCACCATCGAAATACTCCCTATTCTCACCTTCATAGGACCTAACAACACCCACAATGGTGGTAATTGTAGCAACTATGCCAGTTCCGGAGACGCACACAAAAACTTGATCTTCAGTATCTGTCTTACTTTTCTAGGGTTTCTCATTCCCATGTGTGTCATGTGTTTCTTTTACGTGAAACTGGTCTTTGTTCTTCGGAAAAGGAATGAGCAGCTCACCGCTATCGTTCCCCTGGAAAAACCTCTTATGCTAGTAATTCTTGCAATGACTATTTTCTCATGTCTTTTCACACCCTATCATATCATGCGAAATGTCAGGATCGCATCCCGATTGGAGTCTTGGAAAATATCTGAATGTACAAAAAGCATCATAAACTCAGTGTACATTATCTCCAGGCCTCTGGCATTCATGAACAGCGTGATTAACCCTGTTTTCTACTTTTTAATGGGCGATAATTTCAGAGACATGCTAATGACTAAAGTAAGGCAAGCCTCAAAAAGAATGAAAACCTACTGCATATGA